Part of the Halorhabdus utahensis DSM 12940 genome, GCCGTCCGGTTAGCGATGCCGTCGCCGGTGGCCGAAATCGACTCCGACCGCCCCTCGGCCGACGCCGAGACATCCATCGACATCCCGTAGGAATCGACGTTTTCGAGTGCGTCGATCGTCTCGTTTCTGATCTCGAGAGCGCGGTCGTCGCTCGGCGGCTGACTGTCGCCAAGCATGCCACACCCCGCGAGGACGAGCAGGGCAGCCAGGAGGGCAGCGGGGACTGCGCGATGCATACGTTGCACTGTGGTCAGACGATAGCTAATAAATCTTGGTGTATTGAAAGATGAATCGCGATAGCCGTTCGTGGACGCCGGGACCGGAACGCCCATTACCGTCACTTGCCACAGCATCACACAATGACTGCCGGGAAAGACGCACGCCTGACACGCATTGGTACAGGGGGCCGATACCTCGTGGTTCCGATGGACCACGGCCTGACGATGGGGCCCGTCACGGGACTCGAAGATCTCGAATCGACCGTCGAGGGGATCACGCGCGGCGGGGCCGACGCCGTCCTGACCCAGAAGGGCGTCGCCGACCGCGTCCACGGCAACCTGAACGGCGCGGGCTACATCGTCCACCTCAACGGCTCGACGACGATCGGCCCCGACGAGGAGGACAAACGCAAGACGGGAACCGTCGAAGACGCCGTCCGGGCCGGGGCCGACGCCGTCTCCTTTCATATCAACGTCGGCAGCGAGTACGAACCCGACCAGCTCACCCAACTCGCCGAAGTAACGGGAGAGGCCGAACGCCTCGGGATGCCCGTCCTCGCGATGGCCTACGCCCGCGGCCCGGGCATCGACGAGTCGGATCCCGATTCCCTGGCTCACGCCGTCCGACTCGCCGAGGAAGTCGGCGCGGACGTGATCAAAACGGCCTACAGCGGCGACGCCGACTCCTTCGAGCGCGTCGCGGCCGCGTCGGCCAAACCCGTCGTCATCGCCGGGGGATCGAAAGGGACGGACGAGGAGACCCTGGCGATGGTCCGGGGCGCGATGGACGCGGGCGCGGCCGGGATCTCGATGGGGCGGTCGATCTTTCAGCACGAGGATCCCGAGGCGATCACTCGTGCCGTCGCGGCCGTCATCCACGACGACGAAAGCGTCGAGGAGGCGATGGGGAACGCCGGACTCCGTGTCGAAAGCTGACGCACTCGGTCTAATCGTCGAAACGACTCTTGTCGGGCAGACACTGGACTGCTCCTCTGTGGACGCGTGTATCGATTCAGAGAATAGCTGGTGAGAATGGCGTAGAACGCGTTCCGATCGCCGATAGAACGCGTCGCCGTCGATCCGTTCAGTTCTCGTCGAGCAACACGTCAAGCGTCCCTTCGTCGACGTGTTGGCCTTCCCGACCGGCGACGTAGGTTTTTGCGGCGGCGACGGCCCGCCCGGTCTGGGGGTCACCGATCTCGGCGATTCGGTCGGACTCGAGCAGGTCGGCCGTCCAGAACGACTCCTCGTAGTCGATCTCGCCGCGGATCAGGCCCCGGCACAGTGAGACGAAGACGCTGTTCATCGCGTCCGTGACGTGACTCGCCTCGAAGCCGATGCTGTCAGCGAGTTCGTCGACGTCGATCGGTTCGCCGCCGGTCGTCGCCGCGAAGAAGACGGCCCCGGCGGCCAGTTCCGGCGCGGCGAACGCCGCGTCGTCCGCCGCCGGTTCGTAGTGTTCCAGCGTGCGGCGACTGTCCTCGAGAACCGTCTCGGAAAACTCGATATCCTCGGCCAGTGACTCGACGACGTCCGACGGCCCGCGCCGCGGGATGTCGACGGCGGCGATCTCCCCGAGGCGGTCGAGCCACTGGTAGAGCGCCCGCGTCCCGAAGTCGCGTTCCGCTGCGACCGTCGCCGGATCGAGATCGCCATCGTTGAGTCGGCTGCTGGCGATCAGTGCCGCACCCGCGAATTCGGCGGCGTCCTCGACAGCGACGCTCTCGGCGGCGTCACTGACCAGGCCCCGGGCAAACAATCGCACGGACGCGTCGACGTCGAGTGCCTCGACCAGTGCGTCGACCTCGCTGTGGACGGCGTCGATCGTCAGGTCCGCACCGAGTTCGTCCCGATCACCCGGAATCCAGGCGACGGTCTCGCCGGCGCGCCTGGCCGCGAGTTCGCCGCGATCGGCGAGGTCCTGCAGTCGATCACCGACACGCTCCTCGGGTGCATCCAGCGCCTCGGCGACCGTCGCCGTGGTCGGGAGTTCGTCCGGGAACATCCCGCGGACGGCATCCATACACGCGTCGGCCGGGACGTCCGAAACCCCGCCGTCCGAGGCGGAGGATTTCGCGTCCGGTCGCCCGGTGTCCGCGGACGCTCCGTCCTCGACGGCGTCCGCCTGATAGCGTCGGGCGTCCAGGCCCCCCTCGTCCAGCACTTCCCGGAAGGCTTTGTACCGGTTCTTGATCGTGACGCCGCCGGCCGCGCCGACATCCGCAACCTCGTTGGGTCCGACGCCGTCGACGCCGTTGGCCTCCGCCGCGAGGACGAGTGACGCGCCGGCCGTCTCCGCCGGGGAGGACGCCTCGGCGACGACGCGGGGGGCCTCCCGGAAGACGTCTGTGAGGATTCGCTTGCCGGCCGTGCCGACTGCTTCGGACAGATCAAGCGTGTCGGCGTAGCGCTCGACCAGCGTGTCGGGGCGCTCCGGGGGGTGGTCGATGTCGAGCCGGTCGGCGACCGCCTCGATCTGTTCGGGGAGGCGTTCGGGATCGAGTTCGGTCGCCTCCGGATCCGCAAGCAGATCAGTCCACGGTTCGACGATGTCCCGACCGGTGATCGGGAGACCATCTTCCCGACAGGAGAGTGCGAGTACTGCCGGCGCAATCTGGTTGAACTGTGCCGCGTCGACGTCCGCCTCCCCGTGGAGATGGTCGAGACGGACGCGGGTGATCTGCAGGGTACTATCGGGTATCTGTAACTTCTCTGCCACATCGTAGAGCCGGTTTTCGTAGGTTTCGTTGCTTGCCATGCCGGGGGCTTCTTCGGCCACGCTCTTAACTGTTGAACGACCGGACAAATGACTGACACCACAGCGAACTCGCACTGTCAACGCCGATACGACGGCGAAGTCGTGTGATCCATCACGTTCAGGCCGGACCGCCCAATCCATCACGTTCAAGCCGGACCGCCCAATCCGCCACGTTCAAGCCGGACCGCCGCGAGCGTGGACACATGACACGCTCGGTGTGGCTCAAAGCCGACGATGCCGTCGGCGACTGGGAAGCGCGCAAGCGACGCATCACCGCCGGCCTCGAAGCCGGCGTCGACTGGGTACTCGTCGACGAACACGACGTCGAACGCGTCCGCGAACTCGGTGACATCAACGTCGCCGCCTTCGCCGGCGACGACGTCCACGTCATGGACGCCGAGGGGACGGCCGAATCGACTGCTGACGCAGTGATCGTCGGCAAGGACGGCGAGGGCGACGGCACGGTCGGGCTCCCCTCTGACTTCTCGGGATCGGCCGATCTCTCCGCGCTCCGCAGCGGCGGGGCAAACGGGGGATACGTCCGCATCTTCGACGAGGACTACGAAGCCTTCGCCGAGGCAGTCGCCGAAGACGCCGCGTACACCTTCGTCGTCGCCGACGACTGGCAGATCATTCCGCTGGAAAATCTCATCGCCCGCGTCGGCGAGGAGACGGAACTGATCGCCGGTGTTCAGACCGCCGAGGACGCCCGGACGGCCTACGAGACCCTGGAGATCGGGGCCGACGCCGTGCTGCTGGACACCGACAACCCCGACGAAATCCGCGAAACCGTCGAGGTGCGGGACGCCGTCGGTCGGGAGACGCTCGACCTGGAGTACGCCGAGATCACGGCGATCGAACAGACCGGCTCGGCCGACCGGGTCTGTGTGGATACGGGGTCGATCATGGATCACGACGAGGGGATGCTGGTGGGCTCGATGGCCCGCGGCCTCTTCTTCGTCCACGCCGAGACCGCCGAATCGCCGTACGTCGCCTCGCGCCCGTTCCGGGTCAACGCTGGCGCGGTCCACGCCTACGCCCGGACGCCGGGTGGCGAGACGACGTACCTCTCGGAACTCGCGAGCGGTGACGAGGTCCAGGTCGTCGATCGGGACGGCAACACCCGCGAGGCGATCGTCGGCCGCGCGAAGATCGAGAAGCGCCCCATGTTCCGGATTCAGGCCGAAACCGAGGGTGGCGACCGGATCGAAACGCTGCTCCAGAACGCCGAGACGATCAAAGTCGCGACACCCGATGGCCGGATCGCAGTCACGGACCTGGAGGTCGGCGACGAGGTGCTGGTCTACCACGAGGACACGGCCCGGCACTTCGGCGAGGCCGTCGAGGAGAGTATCATCGAGAAGTAGCGCCATCGACGCCAGCAGTGGTTTCTTCGAGCGGGATCGTCCCTAGATGTCGATATCCGACTCCGAAGTCGTCGCGCCGTTCGACTCGGATTCCGCGTCGGTGCCCGTTTCGAGTTCCGTCGCACACCACGGACAGAACGTGATGTCATCGTCGTCCAGTTCGTGGCCACACTCGGGACACTGTCGTCCGGATTCGACGGCGTCCGCAGTCCGGTTGCGCTGGCGTGCGAGGACGTACGCGTCGACCACGTTGAGGACGCGAAGTCCCAGAATGAGGAGCGACGCCTCGTCGGGGATATTCCGGCTGGCTTGCATGATCGCCTCGGCGGACGTCTCCTGGGGGATGATATCCGGCGGGATCACCAGCCAGGCGGTCGCGAACAGCAACGCGAGCCACAGTCCCGTCCGGATCCACTCCCGGAGGTAGACGTGACCCAGTCCCGGGAACACCACGGACAGGACGATCGCCACCCACGGGCGTTTCGTCGACGAAGTCTCAGTCACTGTCACGACACAATGAGCGGGCGGACGTAAACCTGACTAAGCGGCTCGAAGCCACTCACTGCCGGTCGGGCTGTGCGGCGAGGTCCACTCACTGGCCGCCGAGTTCCGCGACGAGATCGGCGAGCGTCGCGAGATCATACTGCCCCGGTGCGGTCGCGTTGGTGGGCTCGACCGGTGCATAACCGATCCGGGAGCCGTACAGCGGGGCGACCGCCCGGGAGTGGCGGCCGGCCTCGCCCATCGCCATCGTCGCCACGGTGTGGCCTTCGACGGTGGCCGCCCGCGTCGCCACCAGCAAATCGAGCACGTCATCTGGCGTCTCGGCGGTGACGGCGAGTTTGCCCACGTCGCCGAATTGCGCAGCTTCACGCAACATCTCCTGAAGGTCGCCCATCCCCGGCGTCCCCTCGAAATCGTGCGTGGAGACGACCACGGCAACGTCGTGCTCGTGGGCGGTCTCGATCAGCCCGTCGGCGTCACCGTCACGCGCGGTCGCGAGTTCGACATCGACCGCGGCGACGGCGTCGTCGGTGACGGCCGCTTCGAGCGCGGCGAGGCGACCAGCGTCCGCGGCCTCGCCACCCTCCCACTCGGGACGGTTGGTCACGAGCAGCGGCAGCTCGCCGTCGTAGTTCGAGAGCTGCGTGAGTGGTTCGTCGGCCAGATCCATCCGCAACTCGACCAGGTCGGCGTGCTCGCGAGCAGCCGGCTCCTCGGTGAGATCCGCCGTCGACGCCGCGAGTCGGAACGAACTGAAGTTCATACCGGGGATGGGTAGCCGCGGGGCAAAAGCGCCCCGGCTCGAACCCCCACACGACGCCCCCTATATCGAAAACTGAGGGGTGGAGCGTGCCCTTCTCCCCCACGTCAAAGCCGACTGAGCGTCCCCCTGGGCCATGTCCATTACATCTATTACAATCGATTACGTACTGTACGGTATGCCCATCAACATCAGACGGTTCGAAGAAAGCCCACCCGAGGACCTCCGGGCCAGTGGACGCACGAATGCGGAGGCGATACTCTCTCTCCTGGCGTCGACCCCGGACCAGGCGTTCACGCCGAAGGAGATCCACAAGGCGACCGACGTCAAGCGGGGGAGCGTCGGGGTCGTCCTCTCCCGTCTCGAGGAGCGGGGGCTCGTCCGACATCGGGGCGATTATTGGGCGATCGCGACGGATGTAGACGCGGAGAAGACGCTGAGTGCGATGTCGACCGCACGAGCGGCCTCGGAGCGGCTCGGTACGGAGGATCCCGACGAGTGGGGCCCCGGCGTCGATTCGGACGACGAGTGAGTGTCAATGAGCTATGCTCAGGGGGAGGTCTGGTGGGGGCCAGCACCACACAAATCCGATCCGGCGTACCGTCCGTGGTTGATCGTCAGCGACTCGTCTCATCCGTTCGAGGACGTCGAGTCGATCGTCGTCGGCATGACGACTCAGCAACATCCGGAAGGGATCCCCGTCCCTGACGACGCGTGGACCCAGGGCGGGTCGAAAAAGCGTGCGTACATCTCACCCTGGTACGTGACCACGATCAAGGAGCGTGACTTTGACGACCAACAGGGGACGCTGTCACAGTCGATCGTCGGGGAAGCGTCGAATCGCTACACCAGTACACGCCCACACCCGACGGTTGAGAAGCGGTCTGATCGTTTCTCTCACTCCAGGTTCTCGATCGGTTCGTGCATCACCGTGTAGCCGTCCTCCGTTTCCGCCACCGACTCGACGGCATAGAGTCGAAGGTTCCGCTCCTGTTTCGTCCGGACCGGCGTGTCGTAGTGGTCGTTCTCGTGGCCCAGTTCCTCGCCCGATTCCTGGCGATCGGCGACCCACTCGCGGTGTCGCTCAAGCCGCTGAGTCGCGCGCTCTCGAGACCGTTCGGGCAGCCCCTCGATGCGGTCGTCGAAGGCCGCCCGGAGGTCGGCGTCGCGTTCGTAGCCCACGGACTCGCGGCCGGCGAGCATCGCCGCGAGCGTCGTCGTGCCGGTCCCCCAGAAGGGATCGAGCACAGTGTCGCCGTAGACTGAGAACATCCGGATCAAACGGAGGGGAATCTCGACAGGGAACGCCCCCGAACGTTCGCGGAGTCCGGCGTCGAGCCCCTGTGGCGTGCCGGTCATCTCCCAGAGGTCCGAGAACCACTGGTTGCGCTCCTCCCAGAAGTACGCACTCTCGTAGCGCGTCTCGTCACCCGGCGGAAACGACCGTCGTGGGCCGTTTCGAAAGAGCAGGATCGACTCGTGTTCGAGCGTGGGGTAGGCGTTAGGCGGCACCATCCCCGAACCCATGAACTTCGCGCCGCTATTGGCTGGCTTGCGCCAGACGATATCGGGGAGCGGATCGAACCCGTAATCGACCATCCGGCGAGTGATCTCGCCGGCGTTTGGGTACTGCCGGAATCGGTCGAGCGTTCGCGTGGCGTCGCCGACGTTGATCGCGGCGATGCCGCCCTCGACGAGAACGCGCTGTAGCTGTTCCCATACCACATCGAGCACGTCGTGCATGGCCTCGAAGGCGCGCTGCCCGTCGTCTGCGTCGAGCGCGTCGCCGATTGCGGGGTCGAGCGCGGCAAAGATGTCGTCCCACATCTCGATCATGGGGTAGGGCGGCGAGGTGACCACGAGGTCGACCGAATCCGCGGGCAACGAAAGCTCGCGGGCGTCGCCCGTCACCACGGCGTGGTCGGTCTCCATACTCGTGGCTCGACCCGGAGGCTAACGTGGTTTGTGATCCACTCGAACGCGGACGTCACGAGCGTCGACGAAACGTGAGACGTGGCTTCAGTTGCGGTCCAGCAGCGACTCGAGTTCGTTGACCTTCGCCGCCTGCTGTTCGTTGGCGGCCGCGATATCCTCGATCTCGTCGGCGACTTCCTCGGCTGTCTCGGCGGTCCGATCGACCATCGAAGCGACCTCCTCGGTGCTGGCGGCCTGGTCGTCGGTCGCCTCGGCGACTTCCTGAGCCCCTTCGGCGGCCTCGGTGACGGCCTGATCGATCTTCTTGAGGATGTCGACTGTCTCGTCGACCTGTTCGATCCCGTCTTCGACCTGCTCGTTGGCATCGCCGATGCTGTCGACGGTCGACTCGGTCTCGGCCTTGATGTCGGCGACCATCTCCTCGATCTCGGTGGCGTTCTGCTGGGACTCCTCGGCTAAGCTCTTGACCTCGTCGGCGACCACCGCGAAGCCCTCGCCCGCCTCGCCCGCTCGAGCGGCCTCGATCGAGGCGTTCAGCGCCAGCATATTGGTCTGATCGGCGATGTCGTTGATGACCTCGACGATCTCGTCGATCTCGTCGATGCGATCGCGCAACTGCTGGACATCCTCCGAGACCTCCTCGTTGGCCTCGTCGACGCCCTCCATGGCGTCGATGGCGTCGTCGGCCACGTCTCGACCCTGATCGGCGAGCTGGCTCGCCTGCTGGCTGACGGCCTTGACCTCGTTGGCACTCGAAGCGACCTCCTCGACCGTCGCCGAGAGGTTCGACACCTCGCCCGCGACCTCCTGCATGTTCTCGGATTGTTCGTTCGCGAGTTCGCTGATCTGCTGGGAACTCCGCGAGACGTTCTCGGACGTCCGAAGCAGTTCGTCGATAGCGTTCCCGATCGCCGCCGTCGAGACCGACCCACCGCCATCCTCGACAGCCGTGTCCAGTTGACTGTCCGATTCTGAAGCCATATACCCTAATTCCGTGTGGCCGATGGATTAAACGTGACTGTTCGGTTATCAGGTCTGATAGCTCTCACGCCGGGAAAACGGACGACAGAAGACGGCGAGCGGCGGGAGATCAGGCGGTCGGGATCGACTGCTCGGCTTCCAGCAGTTCGTGGTAGCGGTTGCGGATCGTGACTTCGGAGATGTCCGCGACCTCGCTGACTGCAGCCTGGGTGGTCTTCTCGTTGGTCAACAGCGAGGCGGCGTAGATCGCGGCGGCCGCGAGCCCGACAGGGCTCTTTCCGGAGTGGACGCCCTCCTCTTTGGCGTTGGCGAGCAGTTCTCGCGCACGGCGCTCGGCCTCCTCGCTCAGCTCGAGATCCGAGGTGAACCGTGGGACGTAGCTCTCGGGATCGGCCGGGCGGACTTCGAGGCCGAGTTCACGGACGACGTAGCGATACGTGCGGGCGATCTCGTCTTTCTCGACCCGGGAGACGTCGGTGAGTTCGTCCAGGCTTCGCGGGACGCCAGCCTGACGGGCGGCAGCGTAGACGGATGCCGTCGAGACACCTTCGATGGATCGACCGGGGAGCAGATCCTCGTCGAGTGCCCGCCGATAGATGACCGACGCGGTCTCGCGAACGTTCTCCGGGAGTCCAAGCGCGCTTGCCATGCGGTCGATCTCGCCCAGCGCCTGCTTGAGGTTGCGCTCCTTGGAGTCACGCGTCCGGAAGCGCTCGTTCCACTTCCGGAGGCGCTGCATCTTTTCACGCTGGCGCGACCCCAGCGAGTTGCCGTAGGCGTCCTTGTCACGCCAGTCGATGTTGGTCGACAGCCCCTTGTCGTGCATCATGTTCGTCGTCGGGGCACCGACGCGGGACTTCTGGTCTTTCTCCTTGGCGTCGAACGCGCGCCACTCCGGACCGGGATCGATCTCGTCTTCCTCGACGACGAGTCCGCATCCCTGGCAGACGGTCTCGCCACGCTCGGTGTCCGAAATGAGTTTGCCGTCACACTCGGGACACTGGACGTCCGAGGTCTCTGCTTCGTCTTCTGTGACGTTCGTCGACTGATCGAGTCGGGTTCTGGTGTTGGTCTCGCTCATGGGTCTGAAGGCGGGAGCTATCCGGGCACGTCGTCGGAAAATCCCGGGTAGTCGTTCGGTGAACAGGGGTTAGTCCGAAACTTATTAAAGTGTTTCGGTGGTTGGCCGATTCCCGGCGCGCGAGCGGTCGAAGCCGGCATTTGGTGATCATTCACACGGCCATTAAAGTACATGATGGTCACGACTGGTGGAGTGCGACCACGGTCGACGGAAGAGTGGACCATCTCTCCCGGCGAGTGAGAGGGATCCGATCTGTCGTGCAACCCTGCCTTACTCATCCAGTGGCGCGCTACTCGTTCAATCCTGTGGGGCGACTGTCGATCTGTCCTGGGCGTCGGCACTCTCCTCGACGGCCGTCGTCAGCGAGACGTTCAGCCAGGCCATTGAGACAGATCCACCGGCAACCGTAACCATATTCTTGACGGCGTGATCCACGACTGCGACCGCGAGTGCGAGTTCCCAGGTGACTGTCGGGATAAAGGCGAGGACGAAGACCGAGAAAACACCCTCATAGAGCCCGATACCGCCGGGCGACAGCGGGAGAACCTTCGCAAGATTGCCGACACTGACTGCGAAGAAACTCACGACAACGAGCATCCCCAAAGAGGATGGGACGTCGAAGGCAGCGAAAACGACAATCGCGGTCACGACATCGATCGTCCAGATGAGGACACTTGAGGCGGCAACACGGCCGAACGCGGTCGGGTTCGCGGCGACAGTCTGGACGTCACCGGTAAAGTCCTCGATGACACCGGCGACGTACCCGGCGTAGGCGTCATCGCTGAGTCTATCGAGCGTCCCCCGAACGAGATTCCGATCCGAACGGGCCGTCAGGACGGTCAACGCAGTCACGCCGATCGCGAGAAGGCCAACAGCGGCCGCCACCACCACGCCCCGCCGTCCACTCTCGCGTCCGCTAGTCAGCGCCGCAATGAGATCCGCAAGTGCCGAGGGATCAAACGCTGCAAATCCGACGAGCACGACGCCGGCAAGGGCCGCAATCGTCAGAAGATCAAAGACACGCTCGACGGCGAGGGAGGCAAACCCCGATGAATAGGGGACCGACCGGCGGGCCTTCATGACGTACGCCCGGACGCCGTCACCGAGTCGCGCCGGAAACACGAGGTTGCCGGTCTGGCTGATGAAGACCGCACCCGTCAGAAACCCGACATCGGAATCATAGCCCAACTCGGCAAGAATGTCCCGATACCGATAGCCCCGAAGCGGCCAGGAACTGAGATACACGAACGCGGCGGTCCCGATCAACATGGGGTCACCACGTTGCATCTCTTCGAGAACATCGGCGGAGGGATCGAGATACACCGTCATAAGCGCGAGCGCGAGCATGATCAGGCCGCTCGCGGCGATCATACTCCGAGTGCGGGTGATCCGCGGACTCACGGAAAGCTGCCAGAACGTCCGGAGGATCTGGCTGCCCATTCCCAGGACGTCCCGGACGAGATCGACCTTCGAGTCGCCTTTCGGCGTCCAGGCGACGGGAAACTCATGCACGCCGAGGCCGCGGCGCTGGGCGCGGACGAGCATCTCCGTGTCCCAGAACCAGTGGTCGTCCTCGACTGCGTTGGCCAGTTCCTCGAACGCCTCCCGACTGAAGGCTTTGAAGCCACACTGGTGATCAGCCAGGTCCGATCGGAGGACCAACCGGACGAGGGCGTTGTATCCTCGGCTCGGGACGCCGCGTTTCGCCGGCCGGTCGGCGTCGCTGTCCGGGAGCATCCGCGAGCCCGTCGCCACGTCGTAACCTCCCGTCCGGACGCTCTCGACGAGTTCTTCGAGGTGGGCCATGTCCGTCGCCAGATCGGTATCGAAGTAGACGAGCGTGTCACCTGCAGCCTGGCGGAAGGCGTACTCCAATGCGGCGCCGCGGCCGAGGCGCTCGTCGCTGTGGACGTGCCGAACACGGTCGTCTTCACTCGCCAGCCGCGCAGCGATCTCCGGTGTCCGATCGGCACAACCGTCCTCGGCCACGATCACCTCGAAGGAACCTGCGGGGAGAAACGCGGCCAGTCGGTCGAGCGTCGCGCTGACGGTCTCCTCGATGGACGCGGCCTCGTTGTAGGCCGGGAGCACGACACTGACCTCGACTGCCCGATTCATTGATAC contains:
- a CDS encoding 2-amino-3,7-dideoxy-D-threo-hept-6-ulosonate synthase, which codes for MTAGKDARLTRIGTGGRYLVVPMDHGLTMGPVTGLEDLESTVEGITRGGADAVLTQKGVADRVHGNLNGAGYIVHLNGSTTIGPDEEDKRKTGTVEDAVRAGADAVSFHINVGSEYEPDQLTQLAEVTGEAERLGMPVLAMAYARGPGIDESDPDSLAHAVRLAEEVGADVIKTAYSGDADSFERVAAASAKPVVIAGGSKGTDEETLAMVRGAMDAGAAGISMGRSIFQHEDPEAITRAVAAVIHDDESVEEAMGNAGLRVES
- a CDS encoding methyl-accepting chemotaxis protein; the encoded protein is MASESDSQLDTAVEDGGGSVSTAAIGNAIDELLRTSENVSRSSQQISELANEQSENMQEVAGEVSNLSATVEEVASSANEVKAVSQQASQLADQGRDVADDAIDAMEGVDEANEEVSEDVQQLRDRIDEIDEIVEVINDIADQTNMLALNASIEAARAGEAGEGFAVVADEVKSLAEESQQNATEIEEMVADIKAETESTVDSIGDANEQVEDGIEQVDETVDILKKIDQAVTEAAEGAQEVAEATDDQAASTEEVASMVDRTAETAEEVADEIEDIAAANEQQAAKVNELESLLDRN
- a CDS encoding flippase-like domain-containing protein, which encodes MNRAVEVSVVLPAYNEAASIEETVSATLDRLAAFLPAGSFEVIVAEDGCADRTPEIAARLASEDDRVRHVHSDERLGRGAALEYAFRQAAGDTLVYFDTDLATDMAHLEELVESVRTGGYDVATGSRMLPDSDADRPAKRGVPSRGYNALVRLVLRSDLADHQCGFKAFSREAFEELANAVEDDHWFWDTEMLVRAQRRGLGVHEFPVAWTPKGDSKVDLVRDVLGMGSQILRTFWQLSVSPRITRTRSMIAASGLIMLALALMTVYLDPSADVLEEMQRGDPMLIGTAAFVYLSSWPLRGYRYRDILAELGYDSDVGFLTGAVFISQTGNLVFPARLGDGVRAYVMKARRSVPYSSGFASLAVERVFDLLTIAALAGVVLVGFAAFDPSALADLIAALTSGRESGRRGVVVAAAVGLLAIGVTALTVLTARSDRNLVRGTLDRLSDDAYAGYVAGVIEDFTGDVQTVAANPTAFGRVAASSVLIWTIDVVTAIVVFAAFDVPSSLGMLVVVSFFAVSVGNLAKVLPLSPGGIGLYEGVFSVFVLAFIPTVTWELALAVAVVDHAVKNMVTVAGGSVSMAWLNVSLTTAVEESADAQDRSTVAPQD
- a CDS encoding MarR family transcriptional regulator, whose amino-acid sequence is MPINIRRFEESPPEDLRASGRTNAEAILSLLASTPDQAFTPKEIHKATDVKRGSVGVVLSRLEERGLVRHRGDYWAIATDVDAEKTLSAMSTARAASERLGTEDPDEWGPGVDSDDE
- a CDS encoding transcription initiation factor IIB family protein — protein: MASNETYENRLYDVAEKLQIPDSTLQITRVRLDHLHGEADVDAAQFNQIAPAVLALSCREDGLPITGRDIVEPWTDLLADPEATELDPERLPEQIEAVADRLDIDHPPERPDTLVERYADTLDLSEAVGTAGKRILTDVFREAPRVVAEASSPAETAGASLVLAAEANGVDGVGPNEVADVGAAGGVTIKNRYKAFREVLDEGGLDARRYQADAVEDGASADTGRPDAKSSASDGGVSDVPADACMDAVRGMFPDELPTTATVAEALDAPEERVGDRLQDLADRGELAARRAGETVAWIPGDRDELGADLTIDAVHSEVDALVEALDVDASVRLFARGLVSDAAESVAVEDAAEFAGAALIASSRLNDGDLDPATVAAERDFGTRALYQWLDRLGEIAAVDIPRRGPSDVVESLAEDIEFSETVLEDSRRTLEHYEPAADDAAFAAPELAAGAVFFAATTGGEPIDVDELADSIGFEASHVTDAMNSVFVSLCRGLIRGEIDYEESFWTADLLESDRIAEIGDPQTGRAVAAAKTYVAGREGQHVDEGTLDVLLDEN
- a CDS encoding 3-dehydroquinate synthase II — translated: MTRSVWLKADDAVGDWEARKRRITAGLEAGVDWVLVDEHDVERVRELGDINVAAFAGDDVHVMDAEGTAESTADAVIVGKDGEGDGTVGLPSDFSGSADLSALRSGGANGGYVRIFDEDYEAFAEAVAEDAAYTFVVADDWQIIPLENLIARVGEETELIAGVQTAEDARTAYETLEIGADAVLLDTDNPDEIRETVEVRDAVGRETLDLEYAEITAIEQTGSADRVCVDTGSIMDHDEGMLVGSMARGLFFVHAETAESPYVASRPFRVNAGAVHAYARTPGGETTYLSELASGDEVQVVDRDGNTREAIVGRAKIEKRPMFRIQAETEGGDRIETLLQNAETIKVATPDGRIAVTDLEVGDEVLVYHEDTARHFGEAVEESIIEK
- a CDS encoding type I 3-dehydroquinate dehydratase, translated to MNFSSFRLAASTADLTEEPAAREHADLVELRMDLADEPLTQLSNYDGELPLLVTNRPEWEGGEAADAGRLAALEAAVTDDAVAAVDVELATARDGDADGLIETAHEHDVAVVVSTHDFEGTPGMGDLQEMLREAAQFGDVGKLAVTAETPDDVLDLLVATRAATVEGHTVATMAMGEAGRHSRAVAPLYGSRIGYAPVEPTNATAPGQYDLATLADLVAELGGQ
- a CDS encoding transcription initiation factor IIB, whose amino-acid sequence is MSETNTRTRLDQSTNVTEDEAETSDVQCPECDGKLISDTERGETVCQGCGLVVEEDEIDPGPEWRAFDAKEKDQKSRVGAPTTNMMHDKGLSTNIDWRDKDAYGNSLGSRQREKMQRLRKWNERFRTRDSKERNLKQALGEIDRMASALGLPENVRETASVIYRRALDEDLLPGRSIEGVSTASVYAAARQAGVPRSLDELTDVSRVEKDEIARTYRYVVRELGLEVRPADPESYVPRFTSDLELSEEAERRARELLANAKEEGVHSGKSPVGLAAAAIYAASLLTNEKTTQAAVSEVADISEVTIRNRYHELLEAEQSIPTA
- a CDS encoding DNA-methyltransferase, with translation METDHAVVTGDARELSLPADSVDLVVTSPPYPMIEMWDDIFAALDPAIGDALDADDGQRAFEAMHDVLDVVWEQLQRVLVEGGIAAINVGDATRTLDRFRQYPNAGEITRRMVDYGFDPLPDIVWRKPANSGAKFMGSGMVPPNAYPTLEHESILLFRNGPRRSFPPGDETRYESAYFWEERNQWFSDLWEMTGTPQGLDAGLRERSGAFPVEIPLRLIRMFSVYGDTVLDPFWGTGTTTLAAMLAGRESVGYERDADLRAAFDDRIEGLPERSRERATQRLERHREWVADRQESGEELGHENDHYDTPVRTKQERNLRLYAVESVAETEDGYTVMHEPIENLE
- a CDS encoding zinc ribbon domain-containing protein; this encodes MTETSSTKRPWVAIVLSVVFPGLGHVYLREWIRTGLWLALLFATAWLVIPPDIIPQETSAEAIMQASRNIPDEASLLILGLRVLNVVDAYVLARQRNRTADAVESGRQCPECGHELDDDDITFCPWCATELETGTDAESESNGATTSESDIDI